The DNA region gtcatcacgagggaggtaaatcatagcatcctgagcgagcatgtggcaggtggggtgagttgcataGGGACCGGGGATTTACGTTCTGACTACCccgagtttcgaccccgcgaTCTCATGTGACaagcatcccaccacataccaaTTCGGATGACCTATGGGGTCGACTTTTTGCATCTCTTGAACAGAGGATAAATAGCGCTTGCAATGAACCCTAGGCGAATCTCTAATTCAAATTCAAGAATGATAGGGTGACGTGCCCCTAGGGAGAGAAACTAGGGATACCGGCGTCTCAACGGCTAGCAAGATGGGAGAATATGGATAAGAACTAACATAAAGGTCGGGTGATCCATCTAAAGGGAAGATGATTACTCGGGGTGGAAGGAGTGATATTTATTGTTTGGGGTgaatagaggaagaggaaggcacGGGCTGAGGTTGTGTGTGTGTTGAAAGCCTAgtgagggggagggggagggggagggggagggggaagTGAATTacgtgattttaaaaaatttaggatACGTTTGATTTGTTtgcattttcattttattttctagaaaaatatattttctcatttttcaaaaaatatttttttcacgcTTTTTGTTTTCttagaaaatgatttttttttcttgaaaatgaacatggaaaatgcaaactaaacgtatttttcattttctcagaaaatgaaaatagagaACAATATGGAAAATGCAAACCAAATGCCCCCTTACATTTTTTGATTTTTAAACGCGAGTATGCATCGGAGTAAAATaaagttgaaattgaaaaatataagtaTACGAGGAGTTACTTGATTTGAATCTTTcagcgattcctactccaagacctatgaTTTCTTGGACCGTATCAATAGGTAATTCACTAAAAATTTCTTATGGAACTATCGAAAGAGAGATTCGAGTATAATAATGAACCAAGGACAAATGTAACAATTTACACTTTTCTTTATGCAATAATTaagtacttaaaaaaaaattcattatccAACATTTTAAGATTATCTGATCGAGCTCAGTGTTAGATAACTTTTCAACAGTAGTAGGGTGTAGCAGCATCGCAGCACAACTGGAGGATGAAATCAGAGTAGCCGGAAACTTGAAAGGTCACATATTGAAGTTATGAATAAATGCTGGCCCAAATTGCTCTTATGGACCATTGAGGGCACTTCCAAGGCCAATGAGGGCGCCTTTAATTGTGAATTTTATCTCGAAGATTTTGGTCTTGATAAACTTTGCTTACTATGATTTCTATCTGCGCTAGGGCATCTTCAAGCACTTTGAGACGCCTCTAATGAGCCTTCGAGGCGTCTCTAGGGCGCCTCAGCTCCACGAAACCTTATCTGTCACTCTTATtttcttgagggcgcctccagcttgttTAGGGCACCTCTAAGCGTTGTTTCGAGGTGCCTCCAGTCAGCTCGGAAGTGCCTCGAACACTGTTATTTGAAGTTATTTTTTTGCTCATTTTATCTTGCAAAATGtgttaatataaaaataaagtataacATGCAAAATAAAGTCAACACCagaataatataaatttttttttactggaTCCTGTCTTgctgagaccaggatctagtcatcgTCTTAGTCTAGATTTCTAAAATGAACCTAAACTGGATATGCATCTAAAATTCCTAATTGAGACTTATCCTTACTGAAATACTCTTCTTTAGTACTTACTTTATTTATCAGGCAGAATTGCTCGGCTCTACTTCGACCCACCAGATCTTCTCATCAATTGTCAGAccacagacccaactagactttgaCAAGGTGTAAGGTTCTGCAGACCTAGCCGAATTTCTCATCAGATATTATGTCACTCCTTGACTTATCTATCAGGTCCAATAAACTTAGTTGGATTTTAGTCTGATGTTAGATCAGTTAAGTCTTGCACATTTAGTAAAAATGTTAACTAcaacatatttaattttaatttatttattatttattaaaatttaaatttaatcattGATGTCAATTGTATAAATATATACAAGTAGAGTCATAATACCATCTTTGTTGTGCATGTGAGGTAAAGCGACTCAGGTCTGTGTTGGACGATTTTAGTGAGATGCCCAGTGCAAATGAATAGGTGCAGGCCGTGCGGCGAGTTAGGATGAACTCCATTGAGTTGGTGTGGATTTTTTTGCAGAAACACTAGATGATTGTTGAGTAGGCTTGGGACTTGCGTCGGAGTTCTTGAGGGTGTGGATCACATTTATAAAAGGCTAGATCGAGCCCTAGCCTTACCCTCATGGTGAATCCAAAAGAATTGAAGAACTCGATTGCCATATAGAACAAGCGTAGATTTCATAAAGTCGGTTTACAACCAtctaagggtgcgtttgattAGGGATTATTCTTGATAATCTTAGTTATTCATCCCAACTTATCaattaaaatcctatttaatataggtaatcgatgattttcgagtaatgttccatgtccgACATATCAACAAAAGGGGCATGTAACTAGGAatcggaaaatttcggaaaattaaaatttttcttgattccggaattaacgatttttttttatctaaaataaCCTCGAATTAGAGAAAAATgtgacaaaaaaagaaaaaaaaaaaaaacttaaaaaaataaaaaaaaaacataaaaaaaaattgtaaaaaacttaaaaaatagaaaaaacataaaaaattgaaaaataaaaaaatagaaaaaacacaaaaaaatagaaaaaaaacacaaaaaaatagaaaaaaacacaaaaaaatagattttttaaaaaaaaaagtaaaaaaaataaaaacgtaaaaaaaaaagtaaaaaataataaaaaaacgttaaaaaacataaaaaaattttaaaaatatttttttaaaaaaaaataaaaaatgttaaaaaacataaaaaataaaaaaaatagaaaaaatgttaaaaaactttaaaaaataaaaaaaacgtaaaaaataaaaaaaaaagtaaaaaaaaacttaaaaaattaaaaattaaaaaagtaaaaaaaacataaaaaaacaaaataaaaaaatatattaaaataaaaaaaacgtaaaaaataaaaaaaaacttaaaagtaaaaaagtaaaaaaaacttaaaaaaataaaaaacataaaaaaaacaaaataaaaaaatatattaaaataaaaaaaaacgtgaaaaaggaaaagtaaaaaaaacgtaaagtttaaataataataataataataatattattattattattattattagaaatTCTATGAAAAACATAATAATCAATATTTGTAATTAGAATATTTCTCCGATAGATTTACTAAAAAGGCactaaatatatttttctaaacTTAGATCTTAAAATTTTAGTAAGCATTGTCGTAAAAAAGGAAAGCTCGGGTGGCAAAAGCAAAATTTCCCATAAAAAATATAAGAGGGTAACAAATTAGAATAATTCTACGGGCGATCCGATTTTATCGGATCCAATTCGGTGGGTTACCCGAAGGTTTATCGGACCTGTCACGAAATTCACAAAACGGACACGTACCGTTTTGGACTTGTAACCCACGTGGTGAATTTCTATTCGATGGATTGTTTATGGCATTAACACTAACCTTCGTTCCTTCCCGAAGCGGCGGGTCACCGCCGTCTCGCCCGAGTTTTCACTCGCCGATCGCCCGTCGCTCGCCGCCCGCTGGAAATTTTCACCTCTGCACCGGCATCGATGGAGGTCTTCGGCGGGAGGAGGTGGGACAAACCCTACGGAAGGAGAAAGTTGCTTCCCGGAGAGGAGGTCGAGGTATCTCTCTCTCGAATCTTGATTCAAGCCGGAAAAACCCTCTCCGATCAATGTAATAATGTAATGTAGGCATCGATTAGGGTTTCAGTTTATTTTTACCCTTATCTTTCTCAGAAAAACGCTCAGCAAAACTTTATCTTTATACAGATTTGCCACTTCTATTCTTCCTTGTACGCTTTAAACGACACAATCGCTATAGTTCTATACAATTTAATCGTACACGAACCATGAGAAAAAGAACCAAAAGAAAAGTCAGAAGCTATCTCAATGGCATATCTTAGGAGGAAAATTTAGCATTCTCTAAGTCGATTTTAGTTTTGATTAGATGTTTCTgaatatctctttttaaaaaaAGGTATTTGATTGTTGCTTATTTGTTACTGCTATAGGTGTTATCTCTGGAGAATGGGCTTGTAGGTTCTTGGCACACAGGGACTGTTATCGCTTGCGAGGAACTCTCCCGACTCATTGAGTTCAAATATTTCGTGACCGAAGAGGAAAATACAAATCTTCAAGAGACTGTCACTGTGTCACCTGTTATAGAAGGCCAGGCTGCAAGAAACCCAGTGAACTATCGAGGCCGGATAAGGCCCTTGCCTCCTTATTGCGATCTCAAGATTTCTGTGTTGAGGTTCGGGCTTTGTGTAGATGCATGGATAGATGAAGCTTGGTGGGAAGGTGTAGTGTTTGATCATCAAGAAGGTTCTGAAGTTAGGCTGATATTCTTCCCGGACCAGGGAGATCAACAGATGGTGACAGTCGATCACCTACGTCTTACCCAAGATTGGCGCGAACCATCTGGCAACTGGGAATCTCGTGGTGAGTGGTTGTTGCTTAAAGTTCTTCAACCGTTTGAAGGGGGAGGTGTGCTTCCAGTCTCAATAAGACAAATCTGGTATGATTTGAGTACTCTGGATGCCTTTAGTGAAAGGATTGGACTCTGGATGTTGGGATCTGAGTCAGTATGGGACCATCTAGTGACTGGGTTAATCCAAGATTTACTGTTAGTCGTTCATGGATTATTAGATGTTCCTTATGACAATGCTGATGGTCCAGTGTCTACTGGAACtacaaagaagcaaagaaagaaaaaggtcaaagGTACAAGAAGCACAAATTGCCAAGGCCCTTTCAAGCCTTTACTTGCTGGAGCTGGGTCCCCTCCAGAGGAGGCACTCGACATGCAAAATCTTCTTGTGTGTTCATCTTCAAATAAGAGGAAACGAACAACATCGTCTACCTATTTTGAGTCTGATAATAACAAAGGTGCAAAAATATCTAATGATAGGTGTCTAACCTACTCCAAACTGGCTGATGATTCACATGAGCTTGACTCTGACATAACGAAGCTTCATTCTGCTGAGTTCTGTGAAGATGAGCAACAGTCAGATAATTCTGTTTCAGGTAAAGAAAATTTGAAGTTAAATGTTTCAGTAAGTGTGCCTACCTGTAAGGATGTAGAACCTGAGTACCACCCTGATGCTATTGTAAATTACAAGCGATACATTGAATCATCCCGAGTTAAAGGCTGTCAGAGAACTGCCAACCATGATATTGGGATACTGGAACTAAATGCTTGGAAACACCTCTTGTACATGGGTTGGAATTTtggtgaaagaagaagaagatctagATATTCTTCTCCTGATGGTGAGGTCTTTTATTCTCTTTATACAGCTTGCCAGGCTTACCtgtgtaaaaaagaaaatttgtgGAAAATCGATGCAGTTTATTTAACAGATTCAAATGATAGCCAAACTTCTTCTTTATCAAAAGATCTTTCATGCTATCAGAActtgaagaaaagaaagagataTCTCACCGGCAAAGCTGATGAACCAGACACTGGT from Zingiber officinale cultivar Zhangliang chromosome 4B, Zo_v1.1, whole genome shotgun sequence includes:
- the LOC121976308 gene encoding uncharacterized protein LOC121976308 isoform X1 → MEVSGGCRRRWRWEKLSGRRKLLTGEEVEVLSLENGLVGSWHTGTVIACEELSRLIEFKYFVTEEENTNLQETVTVSPVIEGQAARNPVNYRGRIRPLPPYCDLKISVLRFGLCVDAWIDEAWWEGVVFDHQEGSEVRLIFFPDQGDQQMVTVDHLRLTQDWREPSGNWESRGEWLLLKVLQPFEGGGVLPVSIRQIWYDLSTLDAFSERIGLWMLGSESVWDHLVTGLIQDLLLVVHGLLDVPYDNADGPVSTGTTKKQRKKKVKGTRSTNCQGPFKPLLAGAGSPPEEALDMQNLLVCSSSNKRKRTTSSTYFESDNNKGAKISNDRCLTYSKLADDSHELDSDITKLHSAEFCEDEQQSDNSVSGKENLKLNVSVSVPTCKDVEPEYHPDAIVNYKRYIESSRVKGCQRTANHDIGILELNAWKHLLYMGWNFGERRRRSRYSSPDGEVFYSLYTACQAYLCKKENLWKIDAVYLTDSNDSQTSSLSKDLSCYQNLKKRKRYLTGKADEPDTGMFPSDQKSSKSHQQKCLREQEEGTALSLLIDNHIVSDRQKVHYICEWDGEVKKEGYITRTGIKCKCCRELYTVVGFEIHSSSNKCKPGARTFLLDGMSLLQCKSQLVYGKDPTKFSHPRLKHDSTDSQSDDTCSLCHGGGTLILCDACPSTFHVSCIGLEEVPEGKWFCSCCLCCICGSSEFNSAEIITQKTILYCDQCQSEYHVGCLTNQGISVSDCATGNWFCSSKCSQIFLHLRNLVGKPNLTTKRALTWTILHFERENVALENCDFETFPGYWSKLHAAYKLLHECFTTMIEPRTQSDLLYDIIMNKESELRRLNFWGFYTIILENGDDLVSVATFRVHTEKVAELPFVGTTEKYRRQGMCHILVEEIEKLLSDMGVERLCLPAVLSLVDTWTTSFGFSKMTDCERLQHLLDYSLLTFPGTTMCQKILRATP
- the LOC121976308 gene encoding uncharacterized protein LOC121976308 isoform X2 produces the protein MEVFGGRRWDKPYGRRKLLPGEEVEVLSLENGLVGSWHTGTVIACEELSRLIEFKYFVTEEENTNLQETVTVSPVIEGQAARNPVNYRGRIRPLPPYCDLKISVLRFGLCVDAWIDEAWWEGVVFDHQEGSEVRLIFFPDQGDQQMVTVDHLRLTQDWREPSGNWESRGEWLLLKVLQPFEGGGVLPVSIRQIWYDLSTLDAFSERIGLWMLGSESVWDHLVTGLIQDLLLVVHGLLDVPYDNADGPVSTGTTKKQRKKKVKGTRSTNCQGPFKPLLAGAGSPPEEALDMQNLLVCSSSNKRKRTTSSTYFESDNNKGAKISNDRCLTYSKLADDSHELDSDITKLHSAEFCEDEQQSDNSVSGKENLKLNVSVSVPTCKDVEPEYHPDAIVNYKRYIESSRVKGCQRTANHDIGILELNAWKHLLYMGWNFGERRRRSRYSSPDGEVFYSLYTACQAYLCKKENLWKIDAVYLTDSNDSQTSSLSKDLSCYQNLKKRKRYLTGKADEPDTGMFPSDQKSSKSHQQKCLREQEEGTALSLLIDNHIVSDRQKVHYICEWDGEVKKEGYITRTGIKCKCCRELYTVVGFEIHSSSNKCKPGARTFLLDGMSLLQCKSQLVYGKDPTKFSHPRLKHDSTDSQSDDTCSLCHGGGTLILCDACPSTFHVSCIGLEEVPEGKWFCSCCLCCICGSSEFNSAEIITQKTILYCDQCQSEYHVGCLTNQGISVSDCATGNWFCSSKCSQIFLHLRNLVGKPNLTTKRALTWTILHFERENVALENCDFETFPGYWSKLHAAYKLLHECFTTMIEPRTQSDLLYDIIMNKESELRRLNFWGFYTIILENGDDLVSVATFRVHTEKVAELPFVGTTEKYRRQGMCHILVEEIEKLLSDMGVERLCLPAVLSLVDTWTTSFGFSKMTDCERLQHLLDYSLLTFPGTTMCQKILRATP